Genomic segment of Synchiropus splendidus isolate RoL2022-P1 chromosome 4, RoL_Sspl_1.0, whole genome shotgun sequence:
AGTCAGTGTGGACAACAGGACCCGATCTCTGGTCAAAGGTCTCCAGAGAGTCACAGATGTTCGAATCCTGACCGATCGGGTAGAGCAGCTCAGTGTTCACCTGCTTGAGTTCCCAGAAACTCGGGGCGTCGCAAGCAAGGTAGAAGTGGGCATCGTCTGCAAAGAGAGTTGTACTGTCATCCTTTTGTTTCTCACGGCTGATGCTGTGGTCTGTCCAGGAAGGGGCGCTGCCGTGCTTGTTGCGCCTGCGTCAGGCGTCTGATGTGCGACTGCAGGCGGCGGTCAGAGAGGCGCTGGCTTTGATTGGCTACAACGATCCTGTTAGAGGGCGAGGAATTCGAGTCCTTGCGATAGACGGAGGCGGaaccaggtgagtcatgtgtaaATCATTGTCAAATTCCAGCCGTGAGGCATGGACATCATCTTCAACGCTTCAAACAGGGAATGTAGTTTCCGCTCCTGGGGATCTCAGTTCAAGGGTCACATGAAGATCCATAGGAAGTTATGATTGCTAACAAGGAAAccacaggaaaaagaaaacacagtgaCAATATTCAATCTTTTTTGCCGTGTCCAGAGGGCTTCTAGCGCTGCAGACCCTCCACCAGCTGGAGACCCTGACGGGGAAGCGAGTCCACCAACTCTTTGACTACATCTGCGGAGTCAGCACTGGTCAGTGGTTGCTCCAGTCGAGAAGGTCTCTGTGTGTGGCTTCTCTCAATGTCTCCCCGTCCTCAGGAGCCATCCTGGCTTTCATGCTGGGCATCTTCAAGATCCCCCTGCAGGAGTGCGAGCAGATGTACCGCAAGCTGGGCTCCGATGTCTTCAAGCAGAACGTCATCGTGGGGACAGTCAAGATGGGATGGAGCCATGCCTTCTACGACAGCGAGATCTGGGAGAACATCCTCAAGTTAGTTACAGAATCTGGCCCTTCAGGAGGGTGGTTTTGGTTCTTAACAACTGTTTGTGTTAATAGAGAGCGTATGGGCGAGGGCCGGATGATTGAGAGTGCCCGAGATCCCCACTGTCCCAAAGTGAGTTCCACCATTATGGGTTACATACATATATGAGCTTTGCTGATGACCGTTTTGTGTCCACCAGGTGTCAGCAGTGAGCACCATCGTCAACAGGGGTCTCCCATTGAAAGCCTTCGTGTTCAGGAACTACAGGCTGATGCCCGGAGTCCGGTCCCACTACCCTGGAGACTGTCAGCACAAGATGTGGCAGGCCATCCGAGCCTCGTCTGCCGCTCCTGGCTACTTCCAGGAGTTCGTGTTGGGCAAAGACCTGCACCAGGTGTGCATCCCTCCAGGGGGCACTAGACCTCTAAACCTCAGACTCAACCTCTATACTGCGGTCAAACCTGATCTAGCACGTAGTATTGATGGAGTACTGATCCACTTATATAAGATCATGAAAACATGGTGAGTGAACATGTCGCCCTCGACAGGACGGTGGCCTCCTGATCAACAACCCGACGGCACTTGCCATCCACGAGTGCAAATGTCTGTGGCCCAACACACCGCTGCAGTGCGTGCTGTCTCTGGGCACCGGGCGTCACGAGACCACTAGCAAGAACGGGACCACGTACACCAGCCTGAAGGACAAGCTCACCAACGTGATCAGCAGCGCCACTGACACAGAAGGTGACCACAACATAACACTTCTTATAGATCAGGTTTTGATTAAAGTGTTTACTCAGCTGAGCGGCTGGTGTCAGTAACATTTCAGGGAGAATCAGTGAATATGTTCAGTGCTACTCTGTGTCTGTTGAACTTGCTTCGAATGAGTTGCTGTTCCGTCATGATTCTTCTGATCAGAGGTCCACACCATGCTTGACGCCCTGCTGCCCCCGGACACCTACTTCCGCTTCAACCCGCACATGAGTGAGGATGTCCCGCTGAACGAGAGCCGCGTGGACAAGCTGGACTTCCTGATGGCTGAGGGCCAGCGCTACTTGGAGCGCAATGACGCCAAGCTGCGCAAGGCAGCGAGCGTTCTGGGCCAGGAAAAGGGTGCCATTCAGAGGTTGGCCGAGTGGGCCAAGCTGAAGGCTGCAATGTATGAAGGTCCACCCTTCCGTTCCAAACTATAGGAGGTATGAGAGGGAAGTGGAGCGGGACAGCAGAGACTGGAATCAACGTTTTTGGGCGTCCAAGCACAGAAACCTTCAACCATGATGATGTTGTTCACAGTATTGCCAGGAAACAcactgatttcatttttaaccTTTAAAACTTGACTCACTACCATGGCAGTGTTAGAGAAGGTGAAACAAGGATTCTGTCACATTCTCTTGCATTAAGACCAACAACCAACTAATTTAACCACCACACAGCACTTTTATGGTGATATTTTATCAAACAAAAAATCACTGACCAAAATCACTGAactctttttaaatgaattgttTAATTTACAAAACCAGAGTTCACATTTGATGTTAAAATCaacatgtttctttttaatttctttcatttttttataaagCAAAATATAACTGGCAAAAGGAATTCAATTCTACAAATAAGCTGAAGGTGTTCTGACAGATTTCACTGTTGATGTTCTCTCACTAAAGTGTTTACCAACTCCTCTGTGTTTTGGAGTCTAATCTGAGGGTTGATTCAATCCAGACAAGTACTTGCTGACTTGATTCCCTGAAGATGAAATAAAACTTGAAGCACCTTGTcaggaaactgaaaataaagaatgtgTTTACAATTTAAGTGATTTGGGCTTTTTTGTGAAGCTGCATGTTGGAGCTCACAAACAGTCTGGAATCTATCTTTGTTACTGATAATTCATTTAACACTGAAACCCTGAAATAAATTCTGTCGCCTAATTGTCTGTGCCATTTCAAACTGGGGAGACAGGCTGCTGGCAGGCGAGGCACAGAGACTGAGTAGACGGTGACAGCAAACAGCAGCAGGGCGAGAATGGTGGCAGGGGATTGAACTGGAGGACAGTGGAGTGATGGGCTGCAGAGGTACCTGGGGCTGTGTGGCGACTTTGAGAAAGAAATGACAGAGAGGTGGATGATGGGCTCTTTAGTTCTTTGCCCACAGAACTAAAAGAGggcagattttttatttttctaggTCCCAATACTGTTCATGTTATGTCaactttcagatttttttccctcaccaCGTAATAACCCTCTCTGCTTTTGTCCCTATATGTATTTGCAAATGGCCTCTTCCTCTTTGCTGTCTCTGCCTGCCTCTATttactttttctctctctcttgcctGTCTACTTCTCTTCCTGTGTCTCCTGCAATCATTTTATTGCAGTTTGTGATTGTTTCTTTCACTGTATCTTTCCTTAGACTTTCCTCAAGAGATGTGCTTGTCTCTCACCATGTGTTTGTCAGTGTCTGTGTCCTGGTCAGACTAGGGTATTTACATGAAGTGCAACAGGTCTGTctgctgctcaggctgtgaTCCTGATTCCACCGACGTTGCCTAGCAACAGTATAGTGTTTGCAACTTTGGTCTTCATCAACCATCAGCCAACGTTCAATGCAAATATGCGAGAACATGAGTCAGCACTTTGTTTTCAGCGCTGCAAATGCTCCGAgtcagtgagtcacatgactgctgtTGGCCGCGCAGGTGAGCCTGTGAAGGAGAGGAACACGAGACTCAAAGAAACGACTGGAGAAACTCAACTGCTCGTACCAGGTAAGACTTtgagtgtcatgtgaccaaatctgCCATTACCACCTACTGGTCAGACAGTCGTTTTCTTGTTCTCTTATCTTAGGTGTCTGACACTAGGAACCTGCTCACTATCCTTCCTTTTCTCATATCAATCTTCTCCTCTTTCACCCGGACTCACTCCCTCTGATACTCTTTCCACCTGCTTCTCTTTATcatctcatgttctgaatctttgaTTTCTCCTCCCTCTCACTTTCTTCTCTGCTTCCTGTTCCCACATGGAGTAAACGTTCTTCTCCTCCTTTATGCTTTTCCCCACTCACCTCTTCTCATGCCATCTCAGTCTTTTTCTTCCCCCTTTCCTTGTTAACCTGAGTTTGCCcctctttttcttcatcttcacatccctctttttttcattgcattcatttctttttcttcccatCCTCCCTTTGTCATCTGCCTTTTAGCTCTTGCCTATCCCCCtctttcagctgtttttctctctcatccTCATGTCCTTCATGTTTCTCCTCTTCACTTACTTTGTCTCCCTCTTCTTTCCCCCTTGCtccatttttctctcttttgcttCCTTGTCTTAGCTCCTTCCCTTTCTTTTTCCCTTCctttgctcctcctcctgcatctTCTCATCAGCAGTGCTCTTTCTACAACATGTCTTTCTTCAGCTTTTCATTCTTCTCCATCTGTGTTCTCCTCTCCTCACTGTCCTGCATCTCGTTTCTTCCACTCCTTCGTTCACATCACTCTGGAAACCGAAAATGCCAATTACCGTTTCGAATAGTTTTGGAAAACTATCTACGCCATTTATTGTCGTAGCAACGACACCACGTGGCCTGAGCAAATGCTATTGGAATCACCATTCTGCTaagttgaaaataataattcgCATTATTTCAAAAGTGTGTTGTTCATTGTTCGCTCCTGTCAGCTGCACCACTCTTTCCTGCCAGAGGGGGCGCCTCGGCAACGCTGGGCTCTCTGACAGACGTCTCACTTCAACTGGATTGTAGTCTTGTCAAATCATATCACTCAGTACGGTAATCGTGGTTAATAGTGCGACCCCATATTTACGGTTTGCACtgttaagttgtttttttttttttttttctatggcGGCTCAGGGAACCCTGCGACATTTTTTTACTCCCACTTTGAAATTCGGACTGAAGGGTGACATTTCTCCTGGTACTCTCGTTTGAAATTTATATATTTACCTAGTTCCTGTGTTTAGTAAGACTATTTCTTTGTGTATTGTTGAATATGTTATTATTAAGGCGCTGTATAATTGTGTGGTTGGTAAGGTACGTACGGTATGTACGCTGTGACACTAGAGTTACGCTAGAAAAATAGAGAAACGTGCAAAGTAACGTCCACGTGAGTCTCCATCTCTTCGTATAAGAGCCGGTAAAACGGAACCCGAGGATTTTACAGAGAGAAtgcctttattttctttcaaattcGACGAGGGGCACGTATCCAAAATACCAGCGTTTTATGTGTGACTCCTAACAACCGTTTGCTTTCTCGTCACAGACTCCGAGTGACACTCcctgtcagcagcagcaacagagacGATCTTTGGCCGCTGCTGgttgtgaagctgctgcagctccgacccacacacacgcaaacacacacagacacacaatctgtctcacacacacacacacactccccccacacactcacacacctcatCTCTCTGCAGCATCGGTGGACCAGGAACCAGCTGCCGGTGAGTTTCATCCTTCCATTTCTATTTTTCCCCTGTTCAAAAACGCCTTTTCCCACTGAAGTGCGGTCAGTGAACGCGTCTCCCGCCGCGCAGGGTTCAGCAGGTAAAATCGCCACCGTCCATCACATCACGTCTTTATTCTAACATGGACACTGGAGCGTCTGAACCGGGCCGACGGTTCCACCGCGAGGATGCGGGTCCGTTGTCCGTGCCGCCGGTGCGCCTAGGCCCGCAGACGTTGCCGGTGGTTCTCCGTCATATTTACAGTGGTGGGATGAAAACAGACGCAGGGAGAATGAACTCGCACTCAGGCCCGGATTAAGATCTGGACCTGCATCTAGAGCTCGCCTTGTGATCCATTAACCTTTTGACTGATTGATGGCAGCGACTGCTGGAGCGGATTTTATCTCCGGAATGATAATAAATTGGCCTCAATAGTCAGATTACGTCCCTTAATCTGCACAGGATGCGGCAGCTGGATTATTTCACCTGCAGATTCACTCCATCAGACACGTGATCTCCCGAATAACGGTTTTTTATTATCtcgtgttgtgttttcaatgtAAAATTGTAGATCAGTTAGCAATACATCCCGGTTATATCGTTTATTGAACGTCAACACCTTTCAACCGCAATCTGGATTAACTACACTCAGTATGAAGTTTCCCTCTGTTTATCATATAGTCCGAGTTAAAGAAATCTACACTTCTGATCTGGCCCTGGTCGTCAGattatattcattatttataaTCTGGCAGGATTATTTATGACTTTCAGAAATGATAATTTGCTGATTTAAATAGCAGATTATACAATACTATGGTGAAGGCAACGCAATCTGGATTTATTAACCTACTGAAACAAATTGTCTTTTGACACTGTTCTGGCAGTCAAATCATGTATATTTTTAAGTTGTTTCttgagtgtttttctttttaagattCGAGAGAAAGATTCAGTTATTTCACTGAGTGGACCCCCGTTTGCAACGTCTTCATTCTTTGTTGAAATTTAATATGAAATTACCAGGGACACTGTCCATCAAATAGCAAGATTAGTGCGACTGTGTGCTCAATTTGAGAAACGACAGgataaatatttcatagatCCTTGCGTTGGATTATTTATAACAGCTACATTCTGAATTTAAGTTTTCATGGAGTGACTGCTTTGTATCATGATGTCGTGAATTTTAGAGTCTAAAGAAAACTTTCTTAAATAATGGTGCCTTGTAGTTTGAGATTATAATCAGTCATCTGTTGAGAAAGGACCCTCGACTATATATGATGTTGCTGTACAGTTCAGGGTGGAGGATTCCACTCCACTAGGCTGAAAACATGCAGATTTAATATGAGATAATTGATAATTTTGCTCGGATAACCTTGTTTcgctgcaacaaaaacacttgagaaAAGACTAGATAATTCTTTTATGTCATTTTCCCTCAGGGACACTTTTGACAGCGGTAGTTGGTAGATTAAGTGGATTATGTGGGCATGTGACTTggtttattcatattttctctttgGGTATTTGTACAATTAAAGTAAGTTGAATTCAAGTTAGCCATGAGATATTTCATTAGATTGATAATGAAATGACACAGATTATTTTATCTTCTTGCTTGATCATCAGATTAGATTCCATAAAGACACGTTTAGCACAACAGAGGTTCAGATTATCTTCCCATCGCCCCTTGGTTCACAAGACTGAAGTCATTAAATTCTCCTATATCTACTCCTGTGAGTCTGAAGCAGGTATTTTATATTCCAGATTGTTTGGTGACTTTTGAGTCCCACTCTgaaacattgtgtttttgttatcaAGTTTTATTGTGTGGTGATGTCTGTGTACCCAAGGGGTGCTGTGGTCATAATTGGACGTCATTGCTGTGGCGAAACATTCATACTTTTGCTTAGTAACTGAACTCAGGTGACTCAATGAAgagatttttttattgactcaaATCAAAGGTTAAATGAATTCTGAACAATTCTGAAAAACTCAACTCACTCACAGGAAGTCACGTAGAAGGCACAATACACTGAATAATGgttaaacgtccaaacaaaagtTTAGttgttaaaaaggaaaatatctctattgtcatgaaaaaaatgcagcattCATAGCCAGCTTGGAAACTAAAAGTTTGTGGAACATGACTAAATGGTTAGCTAGATTACGTGGATGACAAACgcaatgaaaattaaaagttgggCCATGACAAAGACATCTCCATGTCTATAACGGCACAAACATTTCTATGAGCTAAAGATGACAAtagaaaaacacaactttgtCGTGAAAAAGGAAAATTACAAAGGCTGGCATGAACcttaaataatgtaaaaaaatctTGAGGTCACAATATACGAGTGAAATGTTACAAATTCATTTCAGAATAGAAAGCTTGAGCTAGTATTGACGATTGGAAATGCTTGAAGAAGACATGGATGTCTCATTGAAGATGATGGAAACCTGACCAtcagaaaaataatcataattatatatataatcaagACAAGAAAATGCAGACTTGCTGAAACAAAATTATTCTGTAACtccagaacaggaagtgatctTTTGCGGAAGTCAAGATGAGTAAATTCGTGCTTGAACTGTACAACATTTCTCACTCCAAAAAGTGAGTGAGGTATGGACTGGACTCACTTCAACACTTTACTTCGCAAAGTCTTTGATTGTTGCTATAGAAACACCGGCGATATTGGGACCAGAAATATCCAGACCTTTCAGAGCTATTTTTGGCTTCTTCTGGGTTCTTGTGGATCTCATCTCTGACACCTGCGTAGGTGTCCAGACGTCGGCAGGAAAACGACTCAAGAGTGGAGTGCAGCCTGGTGAAAGTGAGCGCTGCGCTTGGAGGTTCTGTTTTTTTGGTCGCACGGTGAGATTCCGACAGGAACAGATGGCGGAGAGGCGATGCTGGCAGCTGCAGCACAGTGTTGCTCTGGAACCTGATCAGCAATATTGGGTCTGGTCGGATCTGTAGTCCAAGTCTGGAAAATATTTTATAGTTCACTTGGTTTTTATGACGTATTGTGACATTGTGTCAAGTTTTCTTGGTTTTAGTCCCCCTTCTTGTAATAGTTTATTAACGTAGATCATTTTTTCTTGTTCTGGTCATCATTTTTGCCGACAAGGTCAGTGGTTTGGTTCAGAATCTCTGTCCAGTTCTTTTGGATCTGACACCCAGCCCTCAGATCTTCACTGGAATGAGATTTTTCAACTCTTACGTATGAGATCAGGATTCTCAGTTGGAACAGAAAGGGATGTCCTGGCTTGGCTACAGACAAGATCCTTCCCCAAGTTGCAGACTTCTTGAGGTCTTATTGTGGAAAGAATCCAGCatgagagagacagatagaacAATGCAGCGTCTTCAATCATGACAGTTCTCTGTCGGCTTGTCGCGGCAAAGAGAGACGAGCCGAAATGAAAGCCCACAAAACACCGCTTCCTCCTGTGTTTTGATTTCTCCTCTATTGAATCTCTATGTGTGTTTTCGGCTTCAAATTCTCAAAAGGTGAAATGATATTATTTTGGCTTTTCTGCATTAATGTAATCCCGAACACCACAACAGCTGTTATTCTTAGAAGATTTGATGCTGTTCAAATATAATCCCGGTGCATGGACTCAACCCCGCCCCCTCGCAGGAGTGATCTGCCAGGATTTGGGTCAAAGATCCGTTAAAGAGCTTTTTTTCCATATCGCACTGTCGACGTTCTTGttaattaaatatgttttttggggggatttgAATTATGATCTTTCTAGTTTTCCCTGTGGCTGAAAAAATACAGCGCTTTTACTAATCACATGTTTTTAGCCCACTGAAGATGGCTTGCTAGCATTGTAGCTCGTCCTCCATTAATATTGTTACGGAACAACGTCTACTTAATGCTGATGCCGTTCTGTTGGGAAACTTTTTCGTACCAGACAGACACTAACAAAAGGTCATCGCGGCATTGTTGGATGTCAAAACCCTGGTCTGTTATGACACGGTCAGTTGCTAGCATCTTCTGTTATAATTCACTAGTATTGTAGTTTCGTCAGTGCAATATTAGTGTGGAGTAGTTTGACCTGTAGTGCATTTGTTCTTTTCACAAACATCTGCGTTGTTTTCAGGCAGATTGTATTTTCGTTTACATAGATATCTAACTTAGGTTGGCGAATGACTGCTGTTGGGTACAGAGGTCTACTTGCTTTACTGTAATTGATTCATGTAAGTGTCACAGTATCCCGAAAGAGCTTCTTCAGTATGAGGCAGACAATGACAAGGCATGTCTcggcttttgtttttctacGTCACTTCTTCATCTGTTATTCACTTTTGCCGTGATGGTGTCTGGCTTAGCCCCTCAATGTGCTGCTCTGGCTGTTCTGGCAGCTGCTGCGTCCAATCACAGGCAGCGAGCTCCACTCACCTTGTTTTGCTTTGATGCGATCGTCCACTCAGCACTTTGGTCCGACGGGacatgtgtgtgggtgttttggTGGGAGAGTGAAAGCTGTCCCACCAAAACCTCACCAAGTCCATCAGCGCTGCTAAATCGATTGGTCTGAAAATTTAAAAATCTGTTCTCGTCTTGATGTCACAGCTCATTCCCTGCGTCCTGATCCTTCAGTGAGAGTCGGTGATGTTGTCAGGGAGGCAGCAGTCGGGAGTATGTGGGTTAAGAGGACGGCGTTTCCTCAAAGGGTTTTCAGCTGCCGGGTTATTTTAATGACTTTTTGACTGAATATTAAAATAGATACTGTTTTCCTGACAAAAGTTGGGCGTCTGGGCCGCTTGTGTTGACATTTCAGTGAAAACCAAAACTGCTGCAATGATAAATGTGTGGAGCAGACGAGGGAGATGTTTGGATGGTGTCTGGACTCGACTACACAGACATGAACTCTGCATTTGTCATCTGTATTTTGTCGACTCTGGTGCACCTGAGATGATCTGTTTGAAACATGAACATCCATCTTTTCACCAACATTAATGTCTCAGTTAAGTTTGTTGTCATAATTGTCGGCTGATGGTGGATTTTGGAAGTAATATGGGTGCTTTTGCAATTGTTTTTACAGAGTACCTACTATTTTCTTGAGTATACCATTTAAAAGATGGTATCTATGGCAACTCAGTGAAACAAATATTGGTATGACTGTGTCAACAGAACGGGTGGTTTGGCAAGTGCTAACTGAAAGCTAACCTCAATGGTAAATCCCATTGACATGCAAAAGTAGCTGGatcatgtgtgttgtgttgtaacCAGATTTTTTGTTAAATTCCTGACCAATTGAATGATTTGTTTCTGAAAAAACATCTTAATCCCAACTTTATGACGAataatgaagttttttttttacgtcataGATGAAGGGGGAAAGAGAGCTCTGACTGTGAGTGTCAAGCTCGCTCTGAACACAGTGCTAATCTATTAGTAATCGATAATTTCTTCCTTCAATCATAGAAGCTTCTGTACGTCTCAGAAGGCTTAATGGAGCCCAATAAACCTCTCAGAGTTGTTTGGAAATTGACTAACTAGGAAaggatttcatttatttctcaaaCTCTTATCCACTTGAACAGTTTCACATGGTGTTCTGAGCATGTGCAACATGGCCGCCATCTTGGACAATTGTGTCGCTCTTTCTTGGTTATGATCTtgttgtcactgcctgatctggtccgctgGAAATTCCGGTGCTGGAAGCGGAAATTGCacgttttaccaactgacgttcaCTGGTAACCGCATGTGTATGGTTGTCTCACGAAAGGTGATGAAGTTTTTTACGTactaaaattgtttttttttttacttaaaatagtctagatttagaaattgtatgttttttatctgatattctatttttttttaaatccaacaacataaacaaactACAGCACTGCGCCATGGCCTCGTTCAGGGGCAGAagcgctcactcctgctcctgttaaatcTATGTACGCATGCATGTTACTAACATCCGGTTGAACTAAAAAGAATCACTTTCCATCTTATGTGAAGTTGTTTCACAGCGCAGCAGCCTACGTTTTTCCTCTCCCCTTGAGAGACAGAATTTCTCCAGTTTTCTGGGTCTGTCCCAGGTCCTCCTCCACTTCGGACGTGTCCGAAACACATCCCCAACATCTCTCACGTAAGGGATGGTGACACCTTATGCTCTGCTCAGATCTGTCAGCTGTGTCAGAGGTACAGTTCTGGACAGTGTCCAGCAACCCCCTCCGGATTCGTCTGCAGTCTGAGAACCTTCCAGCAGCGTTTGCACTTCTGCGTCAAAGTCAACATTGACTGAATTCCAGCGTATCTGCGACGCGATGTAGATTTGAGAGTCTCACGACTTGAAAGTCGCTAGAGTGTTTCCTAAAATAGCAGTCAACTGAAATGAAGCTCTCAGGTCCAgttcagatcttttttttttcctgaggaACGGTACCCGTCTGTCTTGCTGAATAGCAGCCAATGGATATCTGGGAA
This window contains:
- the LOC128757229 gene encoding calcium-independent phospholipase A2-gamma-like, with amino-acid sequence MSRIRSTLDNVTKAVGNTDFISKFSRLKPGSSDGTSVEKVLVKAETLSCKDAATEHHVDQPKEMSDSDLKPKPSLQLFHPSTLSTNMDDTYRTLAQHINSYFGQTSGEQHVPEPPEPKPSTASAPEPSTAPVVQPAPTSSPKKGFTQYLSYPRPSVQAFVGSYIAPLVPKFRSDTKSGTSEKHPAASEETPVKETEMKNEEEEAQRRLLAQREKIIARVSVDNRTRSLVKGLQRVTDVRILTDRVEQLSVHLLEFPETRGVASKEGALPCLLRLRQASDVRLQAAVREALALIGYNDPVRGRGIRVLAIDGGGTRGLLALQTLHQLETLTGKRVHQLFDYICGVSTGAILAFMLGIFKIPLQECEQMYRKLGSDVFKQNVIVGTVKMGWSHAFYDSEIWENILKERMGEGRMIESARDPHCPKVSAVSTIVNRGLPLKAFVFRNYRLMPGVRSHYPGDCQHKMWQAIRASSAAPGYFQEFVLGKDLHQDGGLLINNPTALAIHECKCLWPNTPLQCVLSLGTGRHETTSKNGTTYTSLKDKLTNVISSATDTEEVHTMLDALLPPDTYFRFNPHMSEDVPLNESRVDKLDFLMAEGQRYLERNDAKLRKAASVLGQEKGAIQRLAEWAKLKAAMYEGPPFRSKL